In Streptococcus parasuis, the following proteins share a genomic window:
- the pth gene encoding aminoacyl-tRNA hydrolase, protein MTRLIIGLGNPGDRYFETKHNVGFMLIDKIAKRENVTFTHDKIFQADIATTFIDGEKIFLVKPTTFMNESGKAVHALMTYYGLDEKDILVAYDDLDMAVGKIRFRQKGSAGGHNGIKSIVKYIGTQEFDRIKIGIGRPKGKMSVVNHVLSGFDAEDRIEIDLALDKLDSAVNFYLEEDDFEAIMRKFNG, encoded by the coding sequence ATGACACGATTGATTATTGGTCTAGGGAATCCAGGAGACCGTTATTTTGAAACCAAGCATAATGTTGGTTTTATGCTTATTGATAAAATTGCTAAGCGTGAAAATGTAACCTTTACCCACGATAAGATTTTTCAAGCTGATATTGCAACAACTTTCATTGATGGAGAAAAAATCTTTTTAGTTAAACCAACTACGTTTATGAATGAGTCAGGAAAAGCTGTCCATGCTCTGATGACCTACTATGGTTTAGACGAAAAAGATATTTTAGTTGCATACGATGATTTAGATATGGCTGTTGGGAAAATTCGTTTTCGCCAAAAAGGTTCTGCTGGCGGCCATAATGGAATAAAATCTATCGTTAAATATATTGGAACACAAGAATTCGATCGGATTAAAATTGGAATTGGTCGCCCTAAAGGGAAGATGAGTGTTGTCAATCATGTCTTATCAGGATTTGATGCAGAGGATCGCATTGAAATTGATTTAGCACTAGATAAACTTGACAGTGCTGTCAACTTTTATTTAGAAGAAGATGATTTTGAAGCAATTATGAGAAAGTTTAACGGATAA
- a CDS encoding DUF951 domain-containing protein → MYQLGSFVEMKKPHACVIKSTGKKANKWEVIRLGADIKIRCSNCDHVVMMSRHDFEKKMKKVLPSEG, encoded by the coding sequence ATGTATCAATTAGGATCCTTTGTTGAAATGAAAAAGCCTCATGCCTGTGTCATCAAATCGACCGGAAAGAAGGCCAATAAGTGGGAAGTAATCCGTCTAGGAGCGGATATCAAAATCCGCTGTAGCAACTGTGACCATGTAGTGATGATGAGCCGGCATGATTTTGAGAAAAAAATGAAGAAAGTTCTGCCAAGCGAAGGCTAG
- a CDS encoding helix-turn-helix domain-containing protein, with protein sequence MALPGTPGQRISDLCNGNHITQKELAEKIGVSASQLSRIVSGETRTVSSDILIGVAKEFKVSTDYILGLSTVSVRKSYDISELGLSEGAVRGLVTGAVDVQILNRLLEHRNFPKLIDLIRIYFQDTAAKGITARNQLIEMATASLSDLMKEHPEHRAEAKQDLQLLNAQKIGEHEAEIEKIKNVFLAILRDIKKDIDNGEQPGEAVTAAMFQAMRDALAEQKQKPLSIDDVTAMIAGQIGQLTPMDKETVEMFQQFAKKMIEQAGTK encoded by the coding sequence ATGGCTTTACCCGGAACGCCCGGACAGCGGATTTCCGATTTATGCAACGGGAACCACATCACACAAAAGGAACTTGCGGAGAAGATAGGCGTTTCCGCTTCCCAGTTGAGCCGCATTGTCAGCGGCGAAACAAGAACGGTCAGCAGTGATATTCTCATAGGTGTGGCAAAGGAATTTAAGGTATCGACAGACTACATACTGGGCTTGTCTACCGTGAGCGTTCGTAAAAGCTACGATATTTCTGAATTAGGCTTGTCCGAGGGAGCCGTGAGGGGGCTTGTGACGGGTGCTGTTGATGTGCAAATCCTCAACCGCCTGTTGGAACACAGGAATTTTCCTAAGCTGATAGATTTGATACGGATTTATTTTCAGGATACGGCGGCAAAGGGCATAACAGCAAGAAACCAGCTTATCGAGATGGCAACGGCTTCCCTGTCCGACCTGATGAAAGAACACCCGGAACACCGGGCAGAAGCGAAGCAGGATTTACAGCTTTTGAACGCCCAAAAGATAGGGGAACATGAAGCGGAGATTGAAAAAATCAAAAATGTGTTCCTGGCTATCCTGCGGGACATTAAGAAAGACATTGACAACGGGGAACAGCCGGGAGAAGCTGTGACCGCCGCTATGTTCCAAGCCATGCGGGACGCACTGGCGGAACAGAAACAAAAACCACTTTCCATTGACGATGTAACGGCGATGATAGCTGGACAGATCGGACAGCTTACACCGATGGATAAAGAAACTGTTGAAATGTTCCAGCAGTTTGCGAAGAAGATGATTGAGCAGGCAGGAACAAAGTGA
- a CDS encoding AAA family ATPase: protein MNQGRIIVITGSPGTGKTTTASIVAKESDMDKSVHMHTDDFFHYLSKGAIPPHLPESNEQNLVVIEAFLEAAKRYARGGYDVIVDGIVGPWFLEPWKALAQEDYEVHYIVLRASKKETMKRAVERSKLDRKTNIELVETMWEQFSGLGVYESNVIDTTTFTIKDTVSAIKERVACGTSLLS from the coding sequence ATGAATCAAGGAAGAATTATTGTGATTACAGGCTCACCGGGGACAGGAAAAACAACAACTGCGTCAATTGTCGCAAAGGAATCAGATATGGATAAATCAGTGCATATGCACACCGATGACTTTTTTCATTACTTAAGCAAAGGCGCAATACCACCACATTTGCCAGAATCCAACGAGCAAAATCTGGTTGTCATTGAAGCCTTTTTAGAAGCTGCAAAGCGATATGCTCGTGGCGGATATGATGTAATTGTAGATGGGATTGTCGGGCCATGGTTTTTGGAGCCATGGAAAGCTCTTGCCCAAGAAGATTACGAGGTACACTATATTGTATTAAGAGCGAGTAAAAAAGAAACTATGAAGCGAGCTGTGGAACGCTCAAAATTAGATAGAAAAACAAATATTGAATTAGTGGAAACAATGTGGGAGCAATTTTCCGGTTTGGGAGTATATGAATCAAATGTCATAGACACAACTACATTCACAATTAAAGATACGGTTTCCGCAATAAAAGAAAGAGTTGCATGTGGGACGTCTTTACTATCTTAG
- a CDS encoding cysteine-rich VLP domain-containing protein: MRDNPYKDLPPLERRPDGSLYRMTPAQRKQAASLIRRECCCCEDGNCIVLDDGDTCTCPQTISFSVCCKWFRWAVLPLDGTLEAEIFRDKDLKRCEVCGGVFVPKSNRAKYCPGCAARVHRRQKTESERKRRSAVDS, encoded by the coding sequence ATGAGAGATAACCCCTATAAAGACTTGCCGCCGCTGGAACGCAGGCCGGACGGTTCCCTTTACCGCATGACCCCGGCGCAGAGAAAACAGGCGGCCAGCCTGATACGCCGGGAGTGCTGTTGCTGTGAGGACGGCAACTGCATTGTCCTTGACGATGGGGACACCTGCACCTGTCCGCAGACGATTTCTTTCTCGGTCTGCTGTAAGTGGTTCCGCTGGGCGGTCTTGCCGCTGGACGGGACGCTGGAAGCGGAGATTTTCCGGGATAAGGACTTGAAACGCTGTGAGGTCTGCGGCGGTGTGTTCGTCCCCAAATCCAACCGGGCAAAATACTGCCCCGGCTGTGCCGCCAGAGTTCACAGGCGGCAGAAAACAGAAAGTGAACGGAAAAGGAGGTCTGCTGTGGACAGTTAG
- the ychF gene encoding redox-regulated ATPase YchF, giving the protein MALTAGIVGLPNVGKSTLFNAITKAGAEAANYPFATIDPNVGMVEVPDERLQKLTELITPKKTVPTTFEFTDIAGIVKGASKGEGLGNKFLANIREVDAIVHVVRAFDDENVMREQGREDAFVDPIADIDTINLELILADLESINKRYARVEKMARTQKDKDSVAEFTVLEKIKPVLEDGKSARTVSFTDEEQKIVKQLFLLTTKPVLYVANVDEDKVANPDSIAYVQQIRDFAATENAEVVVISARAEEEISELDDEDKGEFLEALGLTESGVDKLTRAAYHLLGLGTYFTAGEKEVRAWTFKRGIKAPQAAGIIHSDFEKGFIRAVTMSYDDLIKYGSEKAVKEAGRLREEGKEYVVQDGDIMEFRFNV; this is encoded by the coding sequence ATGGCTTTAACAGCAGGAATCGTAGGTTTACCTAACGTAGGTAAATCAACCTTATTTAATGCAATTACAAAGGCAGGAGCGGAAGCAGCAAACTACCCGTTCGCAACAATTGATCCGAACGTCGGTATGGTGGAAGTACCTGATGAGCGGTTACAAAAATTGACCGAACTCATTACCCCTAAAAAAACAGTGCCAACTACTTTTGAATTTACCGATATTGCTGGTATCGTCAAAGGTGCTTCAAAAGGTGAAGGGCTTGGAAATAAATTCTTGGCCAATATCCGTGAGGTGGATGCCATTGTTCACGTTGTCCGTGCTTTTGATGATGAAAATGTTATGCGTGAACAAGGCCGTGAAGATGCATTTGTGGATCCAATCGCAGATATTGATACCATTAACCTAGAATTGATTTTGGCGGACCTAGAGAGCATCAACAAGCGTTATGCGCGTGTTGAAAAAATGGCCCGTACTCAAAAAGACAAGGATTCTGTGGCAGAATTTACGGTTCTTGAAAAAATTAAGCCAGTTTTAGAAGATGGAAAATCTGCCCGTACCGTATCATTTACTGATGAAGAACAAAAGATTGTGAAACAGTTGTTCCTCTTGACTACTAAGCCAGTACTCTACGTAGCCAATGTTGATGAGGATAAGGTAGCTAATCCAGACTCTATCGCATATGTCCAACAAATTCGTGATTTTGCTGCGACAGAAAATGCAGAAGTGGTGGTGATTTCTGCGCGTGCAGAAGAGGAAATTTCAGAACTAGACGATGAAGACAAGGGTGAGTTTTTGGAAGCTCTTGGTTTAACAGAATCTGGCGTGGACAAATTAACCCGTGCAGCCTACCACTTACTTGGATTAGGTACTTACTTTACAGCAGGAGAGAAGGAAGTACGTGCATGGACTTTCAAACGGGGGATTAAAGCACCTCAAGCTGCAGGTATTATTCACTCAGATTTTGAAAAAGGCTTTATCAGAGCAGTAACCATGTCCTATGATGATTTAATCAAGTATGGTAGCGAAAAGGCTGTAAAGGAAGCTGGGCGTCTTCGTGAAGAAGGAAAAGAATATGTCGTTCAAGATGGTGACATCATGGAGTTCCGTTTTAATGTCTGA
- a CDS encoding diacylglycerol/lipid kinase family protein — protein MTLYILANPNAGSHTAKSIVSSIKDNYPQFTIKEFMTAGPGDEKNQIEAILREFSYRKDHFIIIGGDGTLSKALTFWPAELPFAYFPTGSGNDFAKAMNIKNLSTVIDSILEGKRQSIYVLQSSIGTVVNSMDIGFAAQVINSSTDSALKRMLNKIKLGKLTYLFFGIKTLFSKQSINIEVILDEKSYPLDNLFFLSIANSSYFGGGIMIWPTASTKKKEIDLVYFENGSFFQRVQSLLSMVLKKHELSPTIRHLTGLHVVLKSNEKLLLQMDGEITTANEVSLIYQERSMYL, from the coding sequence ATGACTTTATATATCTTAGCAAATCCGAATGCAGGTAGCCATACTGCCAAAAGCATCGTATCAAGCATTAAGGATAATTATCCGCAATTTACAATAAAAGAGTTTATGACTGCAGGGCCAGGGGACGAAAAAAATCAAATAGAGGCCATTTTAAGAGAATTTTCGTACAGAAAAGATCACTTTATCATCATAGGTGGAGATGGTACTTTATCAAAGGCTCTTACTTTTTGGCCTGCAGAATTACCTTTTGCTTACTTTCCGACCGGATCTGGGAATGATTTTGCAAAAGCTATGAATATCAAAAATTTATCTACAGTTATAGACTCAATCCTAGAGGGAAAAAGACAAAGCATATATGTTTTACAGAGTTCTATTGGAACAGTTGTGAATAGCATGGATATTGGGTTTGCAGCACAAGTAATCAATAGTTCTACAGATTCAGCTTTAAAAAGAATGTTAAATAAAATAAAATTAGGTAAATTAACTTACTTATTTTTTGGTATCAAAACCCTATTTTCAAAGCAATCCATTAATATAGAAGTGATTCTTGATGAAAAATCCTATCCATTAGACAATCTCTTTTTTCTTTCGATAGCCAACAGTAGTTATTTTGGTGGTGGAATTATGATTTGGCCAACAGCAAGTACTAAAAAGAAAGAAATTGATCTTGTTTACTTTGAGAATGGTTCGTTTTTTCAACGAGTTCAGTCATTGTTATCTATGGTTTTGAAAAAGCATGAATTATCACCAACTATTCGTCATCTAACAGGCTTACACGTAGTACTTAAATCAAATGAAAAACTATTATTACAGATGGATGGAGAGATTACTACAGCAAACGAAGTAAGTTTAATCTATCAAGAAAGAAGTATGTATCTTTAA
- a CDS encoding replication initiator protein A yields MTNTIYIHQPEKAFSFTRLPNFLFEAPTFKPLSNEAKVLHAFILRRTELSRKNGWADDCGRIYLYYPICEVVDLLHCGRQKAVNTLRELQYAGLVEIQKQGCGKPNRIFPKSYEAVPNTDFKKSGSGTPEG; encoded by the coding sequence ATGACAAATACCATCTATATCCATCAGCCGGAAAAGGCGTTCAGCTTCACCCGGCTCCCGAATTTCCTCTTTGAAGCCCCCACATTCAAGCCCTTGTCCAACGAGGCAAAGGTTCTGCACGCCTTTATCCTGCGCCGGACAGAGTTATCCCGCAAGAATGGGTGGGCGGATGATTGCGGACGGATTTATCTGTACTATCCCATCTGCGAGGTGGTTGACCTGCTCCACTGTGGGCGGCAGAAAGCGGTAAACACCCTGCGGGAACTGCAATACGCCGGGCTGGTGGAGATCCAGAAGCAGGGCTGTGGAAAACCCAACCGCATTTTCCCAAAATCCTATGAAGCGGTTCCAAACACCGACTTCAAGAAATCCGGTTCTGGTACGCCGGAGGGCTGA
- a CDS encoding recombinase family protein: MRLSRDDELQGESGSIQTQRMMLRQYAAEHGLNVIDEYIDDGWSGTNFDRPDFQRMIDDIEDGKINCVVTKDLSRLGRNYILTGQYTEIYFPSKGVRYIAVNDNVDTINGENELAPFLNILNEMHARQTSKKVKAAMRTRFANGAHYGAYAPLGYVKDPDKKGHLLIDPETRWIIEKIFDLAVHGRGAASITRILVEEKVPTPGWLNFQRYGTFANIYAGAPEEKAYAWTIAQVKSILKEETYIGHSVHNKQTNISFKNKKKVRKPKEEWYRVENTHEAIISEDVFRQVQEQICNRRRRQKNGTTQIFSGLVKCADCGWSLAYGMNSQNKNPYAHYHCSKYGQGLHQCSMHYIRYDVLYAYVLSRLQYWSVLAQQDGDKLLKRLLNASDKERNTARKRQTAELKKAEKRKAEVDTLFAKMYEDWSAGRITEYNFNMLSEKYQGEQRELDVKIERLHEAMETAAQTAVDAEKWIGLMKQYVNPTELTAELLNTLIEKILVHEAVKSEDGSREQEVEIFYRFIGKIE, translated from the coding sequence ATGAGATTGAGCCGGGACGATGAACTGCAAGGAGAAAGCGGGAGTATTCAGACACAACGCATGATGCTCCGGCAATATGCCGCCGAGCATGGCCTGAATGTCATAGATGAATATATCGACGATGGATGGTCTGGAACGAACTTTGACAGGCCGGATTTTCAGAGAATGATTGATGACATTGAGGACGGGAAAATCAACTGCGTTGTTACGAAGGATTTATCCCGCTTAGGCAGAAACTACATTCTGACCGGCCAGTACACGGAAATCTACTTTCCCAGCAAAGGCGTCCGCTATATCGCTGTCAATGACAATGTGGACACCATCAACGGAGAGAATGAGCTTGCCCCATTCCTCAACATTCTGAATGAAATGCACGCCCGCCAGACCAGCAAAAAGGTAAAGGCGGCCATGCGGACACGGTTCGCAAATGGCGCACACTATGGAGCCTATGCTCCGCTTGGCTATGTCAAAGACCCAGATAAGAAAGGCCATCTTCTGATTGACCCGGAAACAAGGTGGATTATCGAAAAGATTTTTGACCTTGCCGTTCATGGCCGGGGAGCCGCCAGCATTACACGGATTTTGGTCGAAGAAAAAGTACCTACTCCCGGCTGGCTGAATTTCCAGAGATACGGCACTTTCGCAAATATCTATGCCGGAGCGCCGGAGGAAAAAGCCTATGCGTGGACGATAGCGCAGGTGAAAAGTATTCTGAAAGAGGAAACCTATATCGGACACAGCGTCCACAATAAGCAGACCAACATTTCATTCAAAAACAAGAAGAAAGTACGCAAGCCAAAAGAGGAATGGTATCGTGTGGAGAACACCCACGAAGCGATTATTTCCGAAGATGTGTTCCGTCAAGTACAGGAGCAGATTTGCAACAGGCGCAGACGGCAGAAGAACGGCACAACACAGATATTTTCCGGGCTGGTAAAATGTGCGGACTGCGGCTGGTCGCTGGCCTATGGTATGAACAGCCAGAACAAAAATCCCTATGCCCACTACCATTGTAGCAAGTACGGGCAAGGATTGCACCAGTGTTCCATGCACTATATCCGCTATGATGTGCTTTACGCCTATGTCCTTTCCCGTCTGCAATACTGGTCTGTGCTGGCACAGCAGGATGGGGACAAACTTCTGAAACGGCTACTTAACGCCAGCGACAAGGAACGCAATACTGCAAGGAAGCGGCAGACAGCCGAACTGAAAAAGGCGGAAAAGCGCAAAGCAGAAGTAGACACCCTGTTTGCAAAAATGTATGAGGACTGGTCTGCCGGACGCATTACAGAATACAATTTCAATATGCTGTCCGAAAAGTATCAGGGCGAACAGCGAGAATTGGACGTAAAAATTGAACGGCTTCACGAAGCGATGGAGACCGCCGCCCAGACAGCGGTTGACGCTGAAAAGTGGATAGGTCTGATGAAACAGTATGTCAATCCCACAGAATTGACGGCTGAACTTCTGAATACGCTGATTGAAAAAATCCTTGTCCATGAAGCGGTCAAAAGTGAGGACGGAAGCCGGGAACAGGAAGTGGAAATCTTCTACCGCTTTATCGGCAAAATCGAATGA
- a CDS encoding aminoglycoside 6-adenylyltransferase AadE has protein sequence MRSEKEVYDIVLNFAKTDKRIRMVTLEGSRTNTNIPPDDFQDFDITFFVTDMDSFTSDDKWLDIFGERLILQKPEDMELFPAVEKGFSYLMLFTDDVKIDLTLLPLELIDEYFTWDKLVKLLLDKDNRIVKPPIPTDIDYHLQKPTQRMFDDCCNEFWNTTTYVVKGLCRKEILFAIDHMNDIVRKELLRMISWLIGIKQGFHFSLGKNYKFMKQYVPEELWERLMSTYNMDSYPHMWESFEQCMALFREVSSEVACQLDYQYPLYDEKISNYVIRQKKKYGIEDDNK, from the coding sequence ATGAGATCAGAAAAGGAAGTTTATGATATTGTTTTGAATTTTGCAAAAACAGACAAACGCATTCGCATGGTTACTTTGGAAGGATCTAGAACAAATACAAATATTCCGCCTGATGATTTTCAGGATTTTGATATTACTTTTTTTGTTACGGATATGGACAGCTTCACAAGTGATGATAAATGGCTAGATATATTTGGTGAAAGGTTGATTCTGCAAAAGCCGGAAGATATGGAATTATTTCCAGCTGTAGAAAAGGGATTTTCATATTTAATGCTGTTTACTGATGATGTTAAGATAGATTTAACTTTGCTGCCGCTGGAACTGATAGACGAGTATTTTACATGGGATAAACTGGTAAAGTTACTGTTGGATAAAGACAACCGTATCGTAAAGCCGCCAATACCAACGGATATAGACTACCACTTGCAGAAGCCTACTCAAAGAATGTTTGACGATTGCTGTAATGAATTTTGGAATACTACAACATATGTAGTAAAGGGCTTATGCCGCAAAGAAATTCTTTTTGCTATTGACCATATGAATGATATAGTACGAAAAGAATTGCTTCGCATGATTTCCTGGCTGATTGGTATCAAACAGGGATTTCATTTCAGTTTGGGAAAAAACTATAAATTTATGAAGCAATATGTCCCAGAGGAATTGTGGGAACGACTTATGTCCACTTATAATATGGATTCCTATCCCCATATGTGGGAATCCTTTGAACAATGTATGGCATTGTTCCGGGAGGTTTCGTCAGAAGTGGCATGCCAGTTGGATTACCAGTATCCACTATATGATGAAAAAATCAGTAATTATGTGATTCGGCAAAAGAAAAAATATGGCATTGAAGATGATAACAAATAA
- the mobV gene encoding MobV family relaxase produces MAQHAILRFEKHKGNPARPLEAHHERQKEQYASNPDIDTSRSKYNFHIVKPEGRYYHFIQNRIEQAGCRTRKDSTRFVDTLVTASPEFFKGKSPKEIQAFFQRAADFLIGRVGRENIVSAVVHMDEKTPHLHLTFVPLTKDNRLCAKEIIGNRANLTKWQDDFHAYMVEKYPDLERGESASRTGRKHIPTRLFKQAVSLSRQARAIEATLDGINPLNAGKKKEEALSMLKKWFPQMENFSGQLKKYKVTINDLLAENEKLEARAKASEKGKMKDTMERAKLKSELDNLQRLVDRIPPDILAELKRQQRHTVKER; encoded by the coding sequence ATGGCACAACACGCAATTTTGCGGTTTGAGAAGCACAAGGGCAACCCGGCAAGGCCGCTGGAAGCCCATCACGAAAGACAGAAAGAACAATACGCCAGCAACCCCGACATTGACACAAGCCGGAGCAAGTACAACTTTCATATCGTCAAGCCAGAGGGCAGGTACTATCATTTCATTCAAAACCGCATTGAACAGGCCGGGTGCCGAACCCGCAAGGACAGCACACGGTTTGTCGATACGCTGGTAACTGCCAGCCCGGAGTTTTTCAAGGGGAAATCCCCAAAGGAGATACAGGCGTTTTTCCAGAGGGCGGCGGACTTCCTCATTGGCCGGGTAGGACGGGAAAATATCGTGTCGGCGGTGGTACACATGGACGAGAAAACGCCCCACCTGCATTTGACCTTTGTTCCGCTGACAAAGGACAACCGCCTGTGTGCAAAGGAGATTATCGGCAACCGGGCAAACCTGACGAAGTGGCAGGACGATTTTCACGCCTATATGGTGGAGAAATATCCTGACTTGGAGCGTGGGGAGAGCGCCAGCAGGACAGGCCGGAAGCATATCCCCACCCGGCTTTTCAAACAGGCGGTTTCCCTCTCCCGGCAGGCAAGAGCCATTGAAGCCACACTGGACGGCATTAACCCGCTGAACGCCGGAAAGAAAAAAGAGGAAGCCCTCTCCATGCTGAAAAAGTGGTTCCCGCAGATGGAGAATTTCTCCGGGCAGTTGAAAAAGTACAAGGTCACAATCAATGACCTGCTGGCGGAGAATGAGAAGTTGGAAGCAAGGGCAAAGGCCAGCGAAAAAGGAAAGATGAAAGATACGATGGAACGGGCAAAGCTGAAAAGCGAACTGGACAATTTACAGCGGCTGGTTGACCGTATCCCGCCGGATATACTGGCGGAACTGAAACGTCAGCAGCGGCACACGGTAAAGGAAAGGTGA